One window of the Lycorma delicatula isolate Av1 chromosome 3, ASM4794821v1, whole genome shotgun sequence genome contains the following:
- the LOC142321167 gene encoding uncharacterized protein LOC142321167, with protein sequence MVGIEEMCRTHAPRPHDECICHAVGEERQNIINELKILLDKADDRPCLIPDTRTKDQSNRPLMKYPGYVDKRHPAYSPPSPLPETSKWARPIVTNVCVTEVRPTSEPKRVADDPPNCCFKAMQYQNLRPSNQSGTSVELRGGVVYNQCLCVKRNGLQDQCPRRECGGKPECIAMNPGPCCPPALAYQAAMLPPEKSPQELTPSKEMCHINRPVALCCCCHEY encoded by the exons atggtgGGCATAGAAGAAATGTGCCGAACACATGCTCCACGTCCGCATGATGAATGTATATGTCATGCTGTAGGTGAGGAACGTCAGAATATTATAAACGAATTGAAGATTCTTCTAGATAAAGCAGATGACAG GCCATGTCTTATTCCGGATACAAGGACAAAGGATCAAAGTAATCGTCCTCTAATGAAATACCCTGGATATGTAGATAAACGTCATCCAGCATATTCACCACCATCACCATTACCAGAAACATCAAAGTGGGCAAGGCCGATTGTTACAAATGTTTGTGTTACTGAAGTTCGGCCGACTAGCGAGCCAAAAAGAGTAGCTGACGATCCACCAAACTGTTGTTTTAAAGCTATGCAATATCAAAACCTTCgt ccTTCCAATCAATCAGGGACATCGGTTGAGTTACGAGGTGGTGTTGTTTACAATCAGTGTTTATGTGTAAAAAGAAATGGACTACAAGACCAGTGTCCAAGACGAGAATGTGGTGGAAAGCCAGAATGTATCGCAATGAATCCTGGACCCTGTTGTCCTCCAGCATTAGCTTATCAAGCCGCTATGCTTCCTCCG GAAAAATCTCCACAAGAGTTAACTCCGTCTAAAGAAATGTGTCATATAAATCGTCCTGTTGCGTTGTGTTGTTGCTGTCATGAATATTAA